One Leucobacter muris DNA segment encodes these proteins:
- a CDS encoding rhodanese-like domain-containing protein, with protein MSRSTLLHTLRAARPLIALPCAAAALTVGLTACAPAAAEPGGPVELSADTMLLDVRTPEEFATGHLDGARLIDFAGGEVQAAIPSLDPDAEYLVYCRSGNRSGQAVALLERAGFTSVTNLGSVEQASAATGLPIVAE; from the coding sequence ATGTCCCGCAGCACCCTCCTGCACACCCTGCGCGCCGCCCGGCCGCTCATCGCCCTGCCCTGCGCGGCCGCCGCCCTGACCGTCGGACTGACCGCGTGCGCACCGGCCGCCGCAGAGCCTGGTGGTCCCGTCGAGCTCAGCGCCGACACTATGCTGCTCGACGTGCGCACGCCCGAGGAATTCGCGACCGGCCACCTCGACGGCGCCCGATTGATCGACTTCGCCGGCGGCGAGGTGCAGGCCGCGATCCCGAGCCTCGACCCCGACGCCGAGTACCTCGTCTACTGCCGCTCGGGCAACCGCTCCGGCCAGGCCGTCGCCCTGCTGGAACGGGCCGGGTTCACGAGCGTCACGAACCTCGGCTCGGTCGAGCAGGCCTCGGCCGCGACCGGTCTGCCGATCGTCGCCGAATAG
- a CDS encoding SOS response-associated peptidase family protein has translation MCNSYGLGGYLHDGEEPRNPLRPLDQRESERAIAEWAQGRDGRAAITGSKARNLNPIIRAAEDGDRELVFGWWWLWLDGSGPVKFSAFNSRDDRLLRSWKKPFQRRALLPASWYVEKKGRFALPDGEQFGIAAVTSTVTTDDGELTTYSMVTRDAPTGSEAAEYWPRMPLVLPRDEHGDWLDPEQPGDAALVAKVQRASEGISHELTTAPLARCHRSFG, from the coding sequence ATGTGCAACAGCTACGGACTTGGCGGCTACCTCCACGACGGGGAGGAACCGCGCAATCCGCTCCGCCCACTGGACCAGCGCGAGTCCGAGCGCGCGATCGCGGAGTGGGCACAGGGCCGCGACGGCAGGGCCGCGATCACCGGATCGAAGGCCCGCAACCTGAACCCCATCATCCGCGCGGCCGAGGACGGTGATCGTGAGCTCGTGTTCGGGTGGTGGTGGCTCTGGCTTGACGGCAGCGGGCCGGTGAAGTTCTCCGCGTTCAACTCTCGCGACGACCGGCTGTTGCGCTCGTGGAAGAAGCCGTTCCAGCGCCGCGCGCTGCTGCCGGCGAGCTGGTACGTCGAGAAGAAAGGGCGCTTCGCGCTGCCAGACGGCGAGCAGTTCGGGATCGCCGCGGTCACCTCCACCGTCACCACCGACGACGGTGAACTCACAACGTACTCGATGGTCACCCGCGACGCCCCCACCGGCAGCGAAGCGGCCGAGTACTGGCCGCGGATGCCGCTCGTTCTCCCACGCGACGAGCACGGCGACTGGCTTGATCCCGAGCAGCCCGGCGACGCTGCGCTGGTAGCGAAGGTGCAGCGCGCGTCAGAGGGGATCTCGCACGAGCTCACAACGGCCCCATTGGCAAGATGCCATCGCTCTTTTGGATAG
- a CDS encoding MBL fold metallo-hydrolase: MLLERIYDEDLAQASYLIGCQARGRAVVVDARRDIDVYLDLAAANGMTITAVTETHIHADYLSGTRELADRTGAQVHVSDEGGPDWIYGPDFDGAVRMKHGHRIELGNITVEAVHTPGHTPEHLSFLVTDGAQTDEPGFLLTGDFVFVGDLGRPDLLDEAAGGVDTRFQGAKDLFASLRDRFLTLPDYVQVLPAHGSGSACGRSLGSIPSSTVGYERNFSWWAPYLAADDEQGFVDELLRGQPDAHAYFGRMKMQNRIGPAILGEAPELVEYAADRLAAELAAERAILVDTRHHHDVHEGTVPRSLNIPGIAKAASYGAWVYDPETEQRPLVLLSGSRTEAEIMRDHLVRVGIDTVRGFITSLDGLELVRPPLVRPEQLDDIERAMLLDVRNKTEYAAGHLPGAAQLSGGRVLWQRDRLPERGTGPIVTYCQSGVRGSVTASALRREGYDVVELDGSYLGWVAVPGNDPVVA; this comes from the coding sequence ATGCTGCTCGAACGCATCTACGACGAGGATCTCGCGCAGGCGAGCTATCTCATCGGCTGCCAGGCCAGAGGCAGGGCCGTCGTGGTCGACGCCCGCCGAGACATCGACGTGTATCTCGATCTCGCGGCCGCCAACGGCATGACGATCACCGCCGTCACCGAGACCCACATCCACGCCGACTATCTCTCCGGCACCCGCGAGCTCGCCGATCGCACCGGCGCCCAGGTGCACGTCAGCGACGAGGGCGGACCCGACTGGATTTACGGCCCCGACTTCGACGGCGCGGTGCGCATGAAGCACGGGCACCGCATCGAGCTGGGCAACATCACCGTCGAGGCCGTGCACACCCCGGGCCACACGCCCGAGCACCTGTCGTTCCTCGTCACCGACGGCGCGCAGACCGACGAACCCGGTTTCCTGCTCACGGGCGACTTCGTGTTCGTCGGCGACCTCGGCCGACCCGACCTGCTCGACGAGGCCGCCGGCGGCGTCGACACCCGCTTCCAGGGCGCGAAGGATCTCTTCGCGAGCCTGCGCGACCGCTTCCTCACCCTGCCCGACTACGTGCAGGTGCTGCCCGCCCACGGCTCGGGCTCGGCGTGCGGCAGATCCCTCGGCTCGATCCCGTCGTCGACCGTCGGCTACGAGCGCAACTTCTCGTGGTGGGCGCCCTACCTCGCCGCCGACGACGAACAGGGCTTCGTCGACGAGCTGCTGCGCGGGCAGCCCGACGCCCATGCCTACTTCGGCCGCATGAAGATGCAGAACAGGATCGGCCCCGCCATCCTCGGCGAGGCGCCGGAACTCGTCGAGTACGCGGCCGACCGGCTCGCCGCCGAGCTCGCCGCCGAGCGAGCGATCCTCGTCGATACCCGTCATCACCACGACGTGCACGAGGGCACGGTGCCGCGCTCGCTCAACATCCCCGGCATCGCGAAGGCGGCGAGCTACGGCGCCTGGGTCTACGACCCCGAGACCGAGCAGCGCCCGCTCGTGCTGCTGAGCGGTTCGCGCACCGAGGCCGAGATCATGCGCGACCACCTGGTGCGCGTGGGCATCGACACCGTGCGCGGCTTCATCACGTCGCTCGACGGCCTCGAGCTCGTGCGACCGCCCCTCGTGCGGCCCGAGCAGCTCGACGACATCGAGCGAGCCATGCTGCTCGACGTGCGCAACAAGACCGAGTACGCGGCGGGCCACCTGCCCGGTGCGGCCCAGCTCTCGGGCGGCCGCGTGCTGTGGCAGCGGGATCGGCTCCCCGAGAGGGGCACCGGTCCGATCGTCACCTACTGCCAGAGCGGTGTGCGGGGCAGCGTGACCGCGAGTGCGCTGCGTCGAGAGGGCTACGACGTCGTCGAGCTCGACGGCAGCTACCTCGGCTGGGTCGCGGTGCCGGGCAACGACCCCGTCGTCGCCTAG
- a CDS encoding phage tail protein, which yields MATQVGVGEVAIVPTIKGFRRAVGAEVDATTKEAKGAFEKGFASAGTKAGTDSGKGFHSAFGGETKKTVEQLTKSMRADVAKAAREVSQARLKEQDAAGKVRVAEAQLAETGKKYAADSSQVVRAEERLQAAQRTLAARQDDTKSATDKLSTAQTRLADATDKAERELKQVEDAADGAQDGFGDLSRSADRAGTELGSVGDSGGKKFSGGIAAGIGKAAPVILAAVAALGIGSMVSNAIDTAVSSVITYVKDSVSAASSLEQSMGAVDAIFKENAETIKTWSAESAQSVGLSQVKYQEFATVVGAQLKNMGLPMGDVISQTGNLISLGADLSAQFGGPTSDAVDALSSALRGERDPIERYGVAIKQADINARLAAKGLNELEGDALKAAEANETLAMIYEQTADASGTFARESDTLAGQQQRLTAEWENAQAKLGTSLMPTLTELAKIANDELVPVLNDVIDQVGPELGAAVKEAAPSLIELANAVAENLPKWIELGTDALPVIVDALETITPILVDVANAWGVWGEQISALLGWLSGDSSLSETAEKLGGIAGSSESVLDAISDLIIWFNDFSVVVAETVGPVIAWLSEKWTEVKSGLESVRQFFADIWQQIGLALGGALKFIVGLITGNMDLAKQGLDQFLGAARSIWQNVSGAFRSGVESAVSFVTGLPGRIVSALSGAGSWLVSVGRDMVQGLINGVNDMVSNAVRAVTNLGSSMVSKVKSFLGIASPSKVFKQLGVWTGEGLAIGLDSQRSKVEASSEGLASTLADAFSGGSGSSLQTRVSAVMDLALGGTRLAAAGGVPAAGGAGGASTVVQITGPVYGNPEHVAEEIDKKRRRADAVYGVGGIR from the coding sequence GTGGCGACTCAGGTAGGTGTCGGCGAGGTTGCGATCGTCCCGACGATCAAGGGGTTCCGCCGCGCGGTGGGCGCCGAGGTGGATGCCACCACGAAGGAAGCCAAGGGCGCCTTCGAGAAGGGATTCGCCTCGGCCGGCACCAAGGCGGGCACTGACTCGGGCAAGGGCTTCCACTCTGCATTCGGTGGGGAGACGAAGAAGACCGTCGAGCAGCTCACGAAGAGCATGCGCGCCGATGTCGCGAAGGCCGCACGCGAAGTGTCGCAGGCACGGCTCAAGGAGCAGGACGCCGCGGGCAAGGTCCGTGTTGCGGAGGCTCAGCTTGCGGAGACCGGCAAGAAGTACGCCGCGGATTCCTCTCAGGTGGTCCGCGCGGAGGAGCGGCTGCAGGCTGCGCAGCGCACCCTCGCCGCCAGGCAAGACGATACGAAGTCGGCAACCGACAAGCTCAGCACGGCACAGACTCGGCTCGCGGATGCGACCGATAAGGCCGAACGGGAGTTGAAGCAGGTCGAGGACGCCGCAGACGGTGCTCAGGACGGCTTCGGAGACCTCTCCCGCTCCGCGGATCGAGCCGGCACCGAACTCGGCTCTGTGGGCGATTCTGGCGGCAAGAAGTTCTCGGGCGGTATCGCGGCCGGAATCGGTAAGGCCGCTCCCGTCATCCTCGCAGCCGTCGCGGCGCTCGGCATCGGGTCGATGGTGAGCAACGCGATCGACACCGCAGTGTCGTCGGTCATCACCTATGTGAAGGATTCGGTCAGCGCCGCGTCGAGCCTCGAGCAGTCGATGGGCGCAGTCGACGCGATCTTCAAGGAGAACGCGGAGACCATCAAGACGTGGTCTGCAGAGTCTGCCCAATCTGTCGGCCTCTCGCAGGTCAAGTATCAGGAGTTCGCGACCGTCGTTGGCGCGCAGCTCAAGAACATGGGTCTCCCCATGGGCGACGTGATATCGCAGACCGGCAACCTCATCTCCCTCGGCGCCGATCTCTCCGCCCAATTCGGCGGACCGACTTCGGATGCTGTGGATGCTCTGTCGTCCGCGCTTCGTGGAGAGCGAGATCCAATCGAGCGCTATGGCGTTGCGATCAAGCAGGCCGACATCAACGCTCGCCTCGCCGCGAAAGGCCTGAACGAACTCGAAGGCGACGCTCTCAAGGCTGCAGAGGCCAACGAGACGCTCGCGATGATCTATGAGCAGACCGCGGATGCCTCGGGCACTTTCGCCCGCGAATCAGACACGCTCGCCGGCCAGCAGCAGCGTCTCACCGCTGAGTGGGAGAACGCGCAGGCGAAGCTCGGCACATCGCTCATGCCGACGCTGACGGAACTCGCGAAGATCGCGAACGACGAGCTCGTGCCCGTCCTGAACGATGTCATCGATCAGGTAGGCCCCGAGCTCGGAGCCGCAGTCAAGGAGGCGGCGCCTTCCCTGATCGAGCTTGCGAACGCGGTCGCCGAGAACCTCCCGAAGTGGATCGAGCTCGGAACCGATGCGCTACCGGTCATCGTCGATGCCCTCGAAACAATCACTCCGATCCTCGTGGATGTCGCGAACGCGTGGGGCGTCTGGGGTGAGCAGATCAGTGCTCTGCTGGGCTGGCTGTCGGGCGACTCGAGCCTGTCTGAGACTGCTGAGAAGCTCGGCGGGATCGCGGGCTCATCGGAATCGGTGCTCGATGCGATCTCCGATCTGATCATCTGGTTCAACGATTTCTCGGTCGTCGTGGCGGAGACCGTCGGCCCCGTGATCGCGTGGCTGTCGGAGAAGTGGACCGAAGTGAAGTCCGGACTCGAATCAGTCCGGCAGTTCTTCGCTGATATCTGGCAACAGATCGGCCTCGCCCTCGGCGGCGCTCTCAAGTTCATCGTCGGCCTGATCACCGGCAACATGGATCTAGCCAAGCAGGGGCTCGACCAATTCCTCGGCGCAGCCCGGAGCATCTGGCAGAACGTCTCTGGCGCCTTCCGGTCCGGGGTCGAGTCGGCGGTGAGCTTCGTGACCGGTCTCCCCGGCCGGATCGTCTCCGCTCTGAGCGGTGCTGGATCGTGGCTCGTCTCGGTGGGTCGGGATATGGTGCAAGGCTTGATCAACGGCGTGAACGACATGGTCTCAAACGCCGTGCGCGCTGTCACCAATCTCGGCAGCTCCATGGTGAGCAAGGTGAAGTCGTTCCTCGGTATCGCCTCCCCGTCGAAGGTGTTCAAGCAGCTCGGCGTGTGGACTGGCGAAGGCCTCGCAATCGGGCTCGACAGCCAGCGATCGAAGGTTGAAGCGTCGAGCGAGGGGCTCGCGTCCACGCTTGCTGACGCCTTCTCCGGCGGAAGCGGGAGCTCACTGCAGACGAGAGTGTCGGCCGTGATGGATCTTGCGCTCGGCGGCACCCGCCTCGCGGCAGCGGGAGGGGTCCCGGCGGCCGGGGGTGCCGGTGGTGCGTCCACGGTAGTGCAGATCACCGGCCCCGTGTACGGCAACCCCGAGCACGTGGCCGAGGAGATCGATAAGAAGCGTCGCCGGGCGGACGCTGTCTATGGGGTGGGAGGTATCCGATGA
- a CDS encoding helix-turn-helix domain-containing protein produces the protein MFLPERLISARALTGVTQTALAETAGVAQSMVSMVEKHQRDFTEQLAVAFSSALALPLEYFTVTPRSIPRDSLHYRKQSGARVSDTARVHELFSEAFRVTESLLDGSGYPRQQLLAVQDDAELLDVARIDELAQQTREILGIAADAPISNVTRALERAGVAVATMNGHDDGFVKHSGVSWSAGRGEAALIGVMQVRGDRDRFTLAHELGHLVLHSFRRSSDPEREANLFAGAFLIPAPQVREHVAHDATLVDLRRVKATWGLSIQAILMRAQAVEQIDAARSQTLWKQLSARGWRKNEPVEVGAESPRLLFRLLQERYGPSPYSAPEIENEMALPVMMLRSLAPSPSTRKPSSSTPRPVAQLPWAGHG, from the coding sequence GTGTTTCTGCCTGAGCGCCTCATTTCCGCTCGCGCACTCACCGGGGTGACTCAGACTGCGCTCGCGGAGACGGCTGGCGTAGCGCAATCGATGGTCTCGATGGTGGAGAAGCATCAGCGAGATTTCACGGAGCAGCTCGCGGTGGCATTCTCTTCGGCGTTGGCACTTCCGCTCGAGTACTTCACGGTAACTCCGCGTTCAATTCCCCGCGATAGCTTGCATTATCGCAAGCAGTCGGGCGCGCGGGTGTCTGATACGGCGCGCGTCCATGAGCTCTTCTCGGAGGCGTTCCGAGTCACAGAATCGCTGCTTGATGGCTCTGGTTATCCCCGCCAGCAGCTACTGGCAGTTCAGGATGATGCTGAACTGCTCGATGTAGCCCGCATCGATGAACTTGCGCAGCAGACTCGTGAGATTCTGGGAATCGCTGCAGACGCTCCGATCTCCAATGTCACACGTGCGCTTGAGCGTGCAGGGGTGGCGGTGGCGACTATGAATGGCCATGATGACGGCTTCGTCAAGCACTCTGGGGTCTCTTGGTCCGCAGGTCGCGGCGAGGCCGCCCTGATCGGTGTGATGCAGGTTCGAGGAGACCGCGATCGATTCACGCTTGCGCATGAACTCGGGCATCTCGTGTTGCACAGCTTCCGGCGTTCCTCAGACCCGGAGCGTGAAGCTAACCTGTTCGCTGGCGCGTTCCTGATCCCTGCCCCGCAGGTTCGAGAGCATGTCGCCCACGATGCGACGTTAGTAGATTTGCGCCGGGTGAAGGCCACTTGGGGGCTTTCGATTCAGGCGATCTTGATGCGAGCCCAGGCGGTCGAGCAAATTGACGCAGCCCGGTCGCAGACACTGTGGAAACAGCTTTCTGCGAGGGGTTGGCGAAAGAACGAGCCGGTCGAGGTGGGCGCGGAGTCACCCCGCTTGCTCTTCAGGCTTTTGCAGGAGCGCTATGGCCCATCACCTTACAGTGCGCCCGAGATCGAAAATGAGATGGCACTCCCTGTGATGATGCTTCGTTCGCTCGCACCGTCTCCATCGACGCGTAAGCCTTCCTCGAGCACGCCACGCCCAGTCGCCCAACTCCCCTGGGCGGGTCACGGCTAG
- a CDS encoding metal-sensitive transcriptional regulator, with amino-acid sequence MSDASIEEGAVFGHDPEAKRKVVNRLRRAQGQLAAVVDAVEGDAHCRDVVQQLAAVSKALDRAGFLVISSSLKECLANPGAEGAPQPDELERLFLSLA; translated from the coding sequence ATGAGTGATGCGAGCATCGAAGAGGGGGCCGTCTTCGGCCACGACCCTGAGGCCAAGCGCAAGGTCGTCAACCGGCTGCGCCGGGCGCAGGGGCAGCTCGCGGCGGTGGTCGACGCCGTCGAGGGAGACGCGCACTGCCGCGACGTGGTGCAGCAGCTCGCGGCGGTCTCGAAGGCGCTGGATCGTGCGGGCTTCCTGGTGATCTCGTCGTCGCTCAAGGAGTGCCTCGCCAACCCCGGCGCCGAGGGCGCCCCGCAGCCCGACGAACTCGAGCGACTGTTCCTGTCGCTCGCCTGA
- a CDS encoding Fic family protein, producing the protein METTHRAYADSHPWLTFKFDNRDLPPLIWAQLGECYSKSMHLIGTPLMPGTADHLSVIYLRRGALASAQIEGNTLTQEEVDKLLERGKTQPPSREYLEQEVLNVMAALESVRETAASVDGDFRLTPEWIKSIHAMLMADMELEDHVVPGEFRDVNVGVGLYRGAPTEDVEFLMQKLCDWLNAILDDAAKQEQPENRFYFVFLAAVLAHLYVAWIHPFGDGNGRTSRLIECAILATSGLVPWVSANVLSDFYNRTKSRYYTRLSEASIHGDVVGFVAYSAQGFRDELRAQVEAVQHQQRLVAWVNYVHERFRNEPQNRIAKRRRDLLLSMDEDVEYTRDQLEIITAWHAREYAKQHQRTLSRDLGKLKELGLVEEVRKGVFEAKVWLMSAFMPVPQLGTVMPVRADAGSLVAEGGTTE; encoded by the coding sequence ATGGAGACAACGCATCGCGCATACGCTGATAGTCACCCTTGGTTAACATTTAAGTTCGACAATCGCGATCTTCCGCCGCTAATTTGGGCCCAACTTGGCGAGTGCTACTCCAAGTCAATGCACCTCATCGGCACGCCTCTCATGCCAGGCACAGCAGATCATCTATCAGTAATTTATCTGCGCCGTGGGGCCCTTGCCTCGGCACAGATCGAGGGAAACACTCTTACCCAAGAAGAAGTCGACAAGCTGCTCGAACGAGGCAAGACGCAGCCGCCGTCGCGCGAGTACTTGGAGCAGGAAGTTCTCAATGTCATGGCAGCTCTAGAATCAGTGAGAGAGACTGCTGCTTCGGTCGACGGCGATTTCCGCTTAACTCCAGAGTGGATCAAGAGTATCCACGCCATGCTCATGGCCGACATGGAACTTGAAGACCATGTAGTCCCGGGTGAATTTCGCGACGTGAACGTAGGGGTAGGGCTCTATAGAGGTGCGCCCACAGAAGATGTCGAGTTCCTTATGCAGAAGCTCTGTGACTGGCTTAACGCCATTCTCGATGACGCCGCTAAGCAGGAGCAGCCAGAGAACCGATTCTATTTTGTGTTCCTTGCCGCAGTTCTTGCGCATCTCTATGTCGCTTGGATCCACCCGTTCGGAGACGGCAATGGTAGGACCTCGCGGCTTATTGAGTGCGCTATTCTCGCTACCTCCGGATTGGTGCCGTGGGTGAGCGCAAACGTGCTTTCAGACTTCTACAACCGAACCAAGTCTCGTTACTACACCAGGCTCAGTGAAGCCTCAATCCATGGAGATGTGGTGGGATTCGTCGCATATAGCGCTCAGGGCTTTCGTGATGAACTCCGTGCGCAGGTAGAAGCCGTCCAGCATCAACAGCGCCTGGTGGCATGGGTCAACTATGTTCACGAACGCTTCCGGAACGAACCTCAGAACCGAATTGCTAAGCGGCGACGTGACTTGCTGCTTTCGATGGATGAGGATGTCGAGTACACGCGCGATCAGTTGGAGATCATTACAGCTTGGCACGCGCGCGAGTACGCCAAACAGCATCAGCGAACGCTTTCCCGCGACCTGGGCAAACTCAAAGAACTGGGGCTCGTCGAAGAAGTTCGAAAAGGAGTGTTCGAAGCGAAGGTTTGGCTGATGAGTGCCTTCATGCCAGTACCTCAGCTTGGCACCGTCATGCCTGTTCGAGCAGATGCTGGTTCACTAGTGGCTGAGGGGGGAACAACGGAGTAA
- a CDS encoding MFS transporter, producing MSESGPSLSQRLDALPFTRKHGRVLTGSGLGWALDAMDVGLISFIIAALVEHWGISKGESGLIASVGFLGMAIGASLGGLLADRLGRRQVFAITLLVYGAATGASALVGGIALLLVLRFFVGLGLGAELPVASTYVSEFAPARIRGRLIVILEAFWAVGWTAAALIGYFVVPASENGWRWAFALGAIPAAYALVVRWGLPESPRWLAGRGRTAEAERIVEQFEASARSGRAARPGTTDPAEPAPLAEPAAETEAAAETGAAAAPSVEAARDRASLAQHADVPDSTASSPGAAGRLAPAAAQRLGFGARVGALWSAEFRLRTASIWLVWFCVNFAYYGAFIWIPSILVDAGFDLVRSFGFTLIITLAQLPGYAVAAWLIEVWGRRLTLSLFLMGSAVSAVMFGTVHAEGAIIASGMALSFFNLGAWGALYAVTPEIYPTSLRGTGAGWAAGVGRIASIVAPLLVPIMLVAGGAGLTFAVFAVFFVVAAGAAWGLVDRRGQALDDR from the coding sequence ATGAGCGAATCAGGCCCCTCCCTCTCGCAGCGTCTCGACGCCCTGCCCTTCACCCGCAAGCACGGCCGCGTGCTCACGGGGTCCGGGCTCGGCTGGGCGCTCGACGCCATGGACGTGGGCCTCATCTCGTTCATCATCGCCGCACTCGTCGAGCACTGGGGCATCTCGAAGGGCGAGAGCGGGCTCATCGCCTCGGTCGGGTTCCTGGGCATGGCGATCGGCGCGAGCCTCGGCGGCCTGCTCGCCGACCGCCTCGGCCGCCGACAGGTGTTCGCGATCACGCTGCTCGTCTACGGCGCGGCGACGGGCGCCAGCGCCCTCGTGGGCGGCATCGCGCTGCTGCTCGTGCTGCGCTTCTTCGTGGGCCTCGGCCTCGGCGCCGAGCTGCCGGTCGCGTCGACCTACGTGAGCGAGTTCGCGCCCGCGCGCATTCGCGGCAGGCTGATCGTGATCCTCGAGGCGTTCTGGGCCGTGGGCTGGACCGCCGCGGCGCTGATCGGCTACTTCGTGGTGCCGGCGTCCGAGAACGGGTGGCGCTGGGCGTTCGCGCTGGGGGCGATCCCGGCCGCGTACGCGCTCGTGGTGCGCTGGGGGCTGCCCGAGTCGCCGAGGTGGCTGGCCGGGCGCGGGCGCACCGCCGAGGCCGAGCGCATCGTCGAGCAGTTCGAGGCCTCGGCGCGATCCGGGCGAGCGGCTCGCCCTGGGACGACGGATCCCGCGGAGCCGGCACCCCTCGCCGAGCCTGCGGCCGAGACGGAAGCGGCGGCCGAGACCGGTGCGGCGGCAGCGCCTTCGGTCGAGGCGGCTCGGGATCGCGCCTCGCTCGCCCAGCACGCCGATGTCCCCGATTCCACCGCCTCGAGCCCCGGCGCTGCGGGCCGCCTCGCGCCCGCGGCGGCGCAGCGGCTCGGCTTCGGCGCCCGGGTCGGCGCGCTCTGGTCGGCCGAGTTCCGGCTGCGCACCGCCTCGATCTGGCTGGTCTGGTTCTGCGTGAACTTCGCCTACTACGGAGCGTTCATCTGGATCCCGAGCATCCTCGTCGACGCCGGCTTCGACCTCGTGCGCTCGTTCGGCTTCACGCTGATCATCACGCTCGCGCAGCTGCCCGGCTACGCGGTCGCGGCGTGGCTCATCGAGGTGTGGGGGCGCAGGCTCACCCTGTCGCTGTTCCTGATGGGGTCGGCCGTGTCGGCGGTGATGTTCGGAACCGTGCACGCCGAGGGAGCGATCATCGCTTCGGGCATGGCGCTCTCGTTCTTCAACCTCGGGGCGTGGGGCGCGCTCTACGCCGTCACACCCGAGATCTACCCGACGTCGCTGCGCGGCACCGGCGCCGGGTGGGCGGCCGGGGTGGGGCGGATCGCCTCCATCGTCGCCCCGCTGCTCGTGCCGATCATGCTCGTCGCCGGGGGAGCGGGGCTCACCTTCGCGGTGTTCGCCGTGTTCTTCGTGGTCGCGGCGGGCGCGGCGTGGGGGCTCGTCGACCGGCGCGGTCAGGCGCTCGACGACCGCTAG
- a CDS encoding Gp37-like protein: MALLNDSLEIRLCSPDYQEDWGVLGDPMHVVLTKIRSSADVLEIGVDADSPQRELLMREMCGVVVRFRGRCEFIGHVYRRAGGVRPDAPITVYARSEDEVFDQTLAWVMPTPAVFSGSWAGLYSSSKIEAEAEKDTAQSFPDPFMDPGHYMWVWPYTDSTTWTFRRKPAVVGELIAPMLVSNLKRVGYRRGTLWSVHPSTPAGDGLIEGAGIYLPSAFGAPYQVVDAARWGSPTEAVPWAFGFDGFSPRFQTLREVMAAFQTWADQHNNSFNVVASGEIGGGAYNVRVGYEACPDPYPVPLSVAAGTVIDGAWSMAEHTASRVILGGPGEQEARLFQERQQLDREQHGRVIEVFKDATGAKLLALNQEGYEDFPRFYFVDPAVPQGYKNRARAYFDQQGARYLAEAAPETEVSVELQETSEIYYGGESGYVLGQIVSIDLGWMVLRKRVEKVTIALSRDSGLTVTPQVGSEVASSDEVQARALRAVADRQRRDNSSR; this comes from the coding sequence ATGGCACTGCTCAACGACAGCTTGGAGATCCGGCTGTGCTCTCCCGACTATCAGGAGGACTGGGGTGTGCTCGGTGACCCGATGCATGTGGTGCTCACGAAGATCCGCTCGTCGGCTGACGTGCTGGAGATCGGGGTGGATGCGGACTCGCCGCAGCGCGAGCTGCTGATGCGGGAGATGTGCGGCGTCGTCGTGCGGTTCCGTGGCCGGTGCGAGTTCATCGGGCACGTGTACCGGCGTGCCGGAGGGGTCCGGCCCGACGCCCCGATCACGGTGTACGCGCGCAGCGAGGACGAGGTATTCGATCAGACGCTCGCGTGGGTGATGCCGACGCCGGCGGTCTTCTCGGGATCCTGGGCCGGCCTGTACTCCTCGTCGAAGATCGAGGCGGAGGCCGAGAAGGACACGGCCCAGTCGTTCCCGGATCCGTTCATGGACCCCGGTCACTACATGTGGGTGTGGCCCTACACGGACTCGACGACTTGGACGTTCCGCCGCAAGCCGGCGGTCGTGGGTGAGCTGATCGCCCCGATGCTCGTGTCGAATCTGAAGCGGGTCGGCTACCGGCGCGGCACGTTGTGGAGCGTGCATCCCTCGACCCCGGCAGGGGATGGCCTGATCGAAGGTGCGGGCATCTACCTGCCGAGCGCCTTCGGAGCGCCGTATCAGGTCGTCGACGCCGCACGGTGGGGCTCCCCAACAGAGGCCGTACCGTGGGCGTTCGGGTTCGATGGGTTCTCGCCACGTTTCCAGACGCTGCGCGAGGTGATGGCGGCTTTTCAGACGTGGGCGGACCAGCACAACAATAGTTTCAACGTGGTCGCATCCGGGGAGATCGGGGGCGGCGCCTACAACGTGCGCGTCGGCTACGAAGCTTGCCCCGACCCGTACCCGGTGCCGCTGTCCGTCGCAGCTGGAACCGTCATCGACGGCGCCTGGTCGATGGCCGAGCACACTGCGTCGCGAGTCATCCTCGGTGGTCCTGGCGAGCAGGAAGCGCGGCTCTTCCAAGAGCGCCAGCAGCTCGACAGAGAGCAGCACGGCCGCGTCATCGAGGTCTTCAAGGACGCCACCGGAGCCAAGCTTCTGGCCCTCAACCAGGAAGGCTACGAGGATTTCCCTCGGTTCTACTTCGTGGACCCTGCCGTCCCGCAGGGGTACAAGAACCGCGCCAGGGCGTACTTCGATCAGCAGGGTGCCCGGTATCTCGCTGAGGCGGCGCCGGAGACCGAGGTGTCGGTCGAGCTGCAGGAGACGAGCGAGATCTACTACGGCGGCGAGTCCGGCTATGTCCTGGGTCAGATCGTCTCGATCGACTTGGGGTGGATGGTGCTGCGCAAGCGCGTCGAGAAGGTCACCATTGCTCTCTCCCGCGATTCGGGTCTCACGGTCACCCCGCAGGTCGGGTCCGAGGTGGCGTCCTCGGATGAAGTGCAGGCGCGCGCACTGCGGGCGGTCGCCGATCGCCAGCGCAGAGACAACTCAAGCAGATAG